Proteins from a single region of Punica granatum isolate Tunisia-2019 chromosome 8, ASM765513v2, whole genome shotgun sequence:
- the LOC116215951 gene encoding putative disease resistance protein RGA1: protein MADEVLGGVVESVTGHLVSLVSQEIRLACGVRAELVKLQTTVSIIGGMLREADKRRVEAEYVKEWLKKLKELFYDADDLLDDFSTEVLRRRRVTGGLNWILNEVRIFFSSSNQLLYPSEMAHRVKEIRERIDAIWNDRSAYFQLEGNSNLMGSLVESRARPETIPFKSDPYVIGRDKDKETVIEFLLNPDFEENVSVLPIVGVGGLGKTTLARLVFNDDKVKEYFEMRLIWVCVSIHFHVEDIVRKIVRECSPNKEGISNLDMNELQKRLGEWLHGKKFLLVLDDVWNENRSKWLELREFLMSGVKGSKILVTTRYPRVVETMTRKFHKLSGLPNNESLSLLMQMAMKEEHEWKGQNLEKIAGEIVKKCAGVPLAIKTIGRLLVFSGSTEEDWLNFKDNDLSSIDQEESDIMPTLKLSYDFLPLHLKPCFAYCSLFPQDYELEPRELVYLWMAQGFINKPLGSKKTLEEVGYDYFRELLSRSFFQDIEEDVYGDIMRCRMHDLMHELARLVAGKNYIAIDSSHEERFQEEARHVTTNDPNVLNGFATDRRIRSMFLIVEKRIHIARLDVSCFRSLRALRIRRAGIKVISRSIGKLKHLRSLDLLGNNELRCLPNSISRLCNLESLILTVCRDLEGLPSGITKLVNLRQLSVEGCDKLTHMPRGIGKLTSLQRLDVFVVGEESNQNAAGLNELSRLTGLRKELTIEGLERVGSSSISSEVDASFSMEKLADLQCLELCWSTQDRDTSNDEEVLEKLRPHSDVKGLRLYGYGGVRLPSWVSQLHRIVEIEIKQCQGCRQLPPIDQLPSLKRICLYDLRNLEHIELSEGGTMPQSNFFPSLEEITLWGLPKFKGWEWERRGNRIEEEDGDSSSSSSSLLILPCFSDKVKVNIDYCPRFSYMQHGQQLFLHQHDPVFLPLGPQRSMAVLVPTDPYPSPSPSTISDSLSLTALTSLSISEIEDAEHLPGELFQSLPSLQSLIISNCPRLKALPLGAILRYVSTLETLKISDCPELDLSTENDDDNDDGGNAEGMTDLLQLQGHHKLRHLTIQGVHKTECLPGWFQYLSNLQILTIRDCKGLKSLLPGRLILSLLTTLQNLTYQ from the coding sequence ATGGCCGACGAGGTTCTCGGGGGCGTTGTGGAGTCTGTCACCGGACACCTTGTTTCCCTCGTCTCCCAAGAGATCAGACTAGCGTGCGGCGTCAGAGCTGAGCTCGTGAAACTCCAGACCACTGTCTCTATCATCGGTGGAATGCTTCGTGAGGCTGACAAGAGACGAGTTGAGGCTGAGTATGTGAAGGAATGGCTCAAGAAGCTGAAAGAGTTGTTCTACGATGCGGATGATCTACTGGATGACTTCTCTACTGAAGTTTTGCGACGTCGAAGAGTGACGGGAGGACTTAACTGGATCCTCAATGAGGTGCGTATCTTTTTCTCCTCTTCCAACCAGCTCCTTTATCCGAGTGAGATGGCTCATCGAGTCAAGGAGATTAGGGAGAGGATCGATGCAATTTGGAATGATAGAAGCGCCTATTTTCAGCTCGAGGGAAATAGTAATCTTATGGGGAGTTTGGTGGAAAGCCGAGCTAGGCCGGAAACTATTCCGTTCAAGTCTGACCCGTATGTGATTGGACGAGACAAGGACAAGGAGACAGTTATTGAGTTCTTACTCAATCCTGATTTTGAGGAGAATGTTTCCGTCCTCCCAATCGTGGGTGTGGGAGGTCTAGGGAAAACGACATTGGCAAGACTTGTGTTCAACGATGACAAGGTGAAGGAATATTTCGAGATGAGGCTAATTTGGGTCTGTGTGTCAATCCACTTCCATGTGGAGGATATTGTGAGGAAGATAGTACGAGAATGCTCCCCTAACAAAGAAGGAATTTCAAATCTCGACATGAATGAGTTGCAAAAAAGGCTGGGAGAATGGCTCCATGGAAAGAAGTTCTTACTTGTTTTAGATGATGTGTGGAATGAAAACCGGTCTAAATGGTTGGAACTTCGAGAATTTCTCATGAGCGGTGTCAAAGGAAGTAAGATATTGGTGACCACTCGCTATCCTCGAGTGGTGGAAACAATGACtcgaaaatttcataaattgagTGGCTTACCTAACAATGAGTCGCTCTCTTTGTTGATGCAAATGGCGATGAAGGAGGAGCACGAGTGGAAAGGTCAAAATCTAGAAAAGATTGCGGGAGAAATTGTGAAGAAGTGTGCGGGAGTTCCCCTTGCAATTAAGACGATTGGGCGATTGTTAGTGTTCTCTGGAAGTACCGAAGAAGATTGGTTGAATTTCAAGGATAATGATCTATCTTCTATAGATCAAGAAGAAAGTGACATTATGCCAACGCTTAAGTTGAGTTACGATTTTTTGCCATTGCATTTGAAACCGTGCTTTGCTTATTGCAGCTTATTTCCGCAAGATTATGAGCTAGAACCACGGGAGCTTGTCTATCTCTGGATGGCACAAGGATTTATTAATAAACCTCTAGGCAGTAAGAAAACCCTCGAAGAAGTAGGTTACGATTATTTCAGGGAGCTGCTTTCCAGATCCTTTTTCCAAGACATAGAAGAAGATGTGTACGGCGACATTATGAGGTGTAGAATGCATGATCTGATGCATGAACTCGCACGGCTAGTAGCAGGAAAGAATTACATCGCCATTGATAGCTCACATGAAGAGAGGTTCCAAGAAGAAGCTCGACATGTAACTACCAATGATCCGAATGTGTTGAATGGATTTGCAACAGACAGAAGAATAAGGTCCATGTTTCTTATAGTTGAAAAGAGGATTCATATTGCTCGTTTGGATGTTTCATGTTTTAGAAGCCTACGGGCACTACGTATTCGTCGTGCCGGTATAAAGGTGATTTCACGTTCCATTGGTAAACTCAAGCATTTGAGGAGCCTTGATCTATTGGGTAATAATGAGTTAAGGTGTCTTCCGAATTCCATAAGCAGGTTGTGCAATTTGGAGAGCCTTATTCTCACAGTATGTCGGGATCTAGAAGGATTACCAAGTGGGATAACGAAGTTGGTCAATTTGAGGCAGCTCAGTGTGGAGGGATGTGATAAGTTGACACATATGCCAAGGGGGATTGGGAAATTGACTAGTCTGCAAAGGTTAGATGTATTTGTAGTAGGGGAGGAATCGAACCAAAATGCTGCAGGGCTAAACGAGCTGAGCAGACTTACCGGATTGAGGAAAGAACTGACTATTGAAGGATTAGAAAGAGTGGGGAGTAGTAGTATTTCGAGCGAGGTGGATGCTTCCTTCTCGATGGAGAAGTTAGCTGATCTTCAATGTTTGGAACTATGTTGGTCCACCCAAGACAGGGATACGAGCAATGACGAAGAAGTTTTGGAAAAACTTCGACCCCATTCAGATGTGAAGGGATTGAGGTTATATGGATACGGTGGTGTCAGACTTCCATCGTGGGTCTCTCAACTGCATAGAATAGTCGAGATTGAGATTAAACAATGTCAGGGATGCAGGCAGCTACCACCTATAGATCAGCTCCCTTCCCTCAAAAGAATCTGCTTGTATGATTTGAGGAATTTGGAGCATATAGAATTATCGGAGGGTGGGACGATGCCACAGTCTAATTTCTTTCCATCCTTGGAAGAAATAACGCTATGGGGATTGCCTAAATTCAAGGGATGGGAGTGGGAGAGGAGGGGCAATAGAATTGAAGAGGAGGATGgcgattcttcttcttcttcttcttctttgttaATACTCCCCTGCTTCTCCGACAAGGTCAAGGTTAACATTGATTATTGCCCAAGATTCTCTTACATGCAGCATGGTCAACAGCTATTTCTTCACCAACACGATCCAGTATTTCTTCCCCTTGGCCCTCAACGATCGATGGCAGTGCTGGTGCCGACTGATCCATatccatctccatctccatcgACCATATCCGATTCTCTATCTCTCACCGCACTGACATCCCTCTCCATCAGCGAAATTGAGGATGCAGAGCACTTGCCCGGGGAGTTGTTCCAGTCCCTCCCATCTCTCCAGTCTCTTATAATCAGTAATTGCCCTCGCCTTAAAGCACTCCCTCTGGGGGCAATCCTCCGATACGTATCCACCCTTGAGACGCTGAAAATTTCTGATTGCCCAGAGCTTGATTTATCCACCGAGAATGATGACGACAACGACGATGGTGGTAATGCTGAAGGCATGACCGATCTTTTGCAGCTACAGGGCCATCATAAACTTCGCCATCTAACTATCCAAGGAGTTCATAAGACGGAGTGTTTGCCTGGGTGGTTCCAGTACCTCTCCAACCTCCAAATTTTAACCATTAGAGATTGCAAGGGCTTGAAGTCTCTTCTGCCTGGAAGACTGATTCTTTCGCTTCTCACCACCCTCCAGAACTTGACTTATCAATAG
- the LOC116215955 gene encoding uncharacterized protein LOC116215955 isoform X2, with the protein MQSVGKRSVTTVLDSEDEPMSMDSDSPGEEESDFDNLKTPPPQRKRHTLVDCFQEVLDASPWRERVALAANPSGSGLFERLQQVMHSEKERELEFSNNLEPSGAPLCGTSCLHVLILSSYLDAKLIVCRCPIKKIPERLHEPQSPESVSQWRGERTVIFSPRICSNVDLEVGKLICICPP; encoded by the exons ATGCAGTCTGTTGGGAAGAGAAGCGTGACCACTGTTCTGGATAGTGAAGATGAACCTATGTCCATGGATAGTGATTCTCCAGGGGAAGAAGAG AGCGACTTTGATAATCTAAAAACTCCTCCACCCCAAAGGAAAAGGCATACTCTAGTTGATTGTTTTCAGGAAGTTCTAGATGCTAGCCCTTGGAGGGAGAGAGTTGCTCTCGCTGCTAATCCTTCAGG CTCTGGATTATTTGAGAGGTTGCAGCAGGTCATGCACTCTGAAAAGGAGAGAGAACTGGAATTCTCGAACAATTTGGAGCCCAGTGGCGCGCCTCTTT GTGGGACAAGCTGCCTCCATGTCCTCATCCTATCGAGCTACTTGGATGCAAAGTTGATAGTTTGCCGCTGTCCTATTAAGAAGATACCAGAG AGACTGCACGAGCCACAGAGCCCTGAATCGGTTTCGCAGTGGAGAGGAGAGAGGACAGTTATATTTAGTCCAAGAATTTGCAGCAATGTAGACCTTGAAGTTGGGAAACTGATTTGCATTTGCCCTCCTTG A
- the LOC116215955 gene encoding uncharacterized protein LOC116215955 isoform X1 has product MQSVGKRSVTTVLDSEDEPMSMDSDSPGEEESDFDNLKTPPPQRKRHTLVDCFQEVLDASPWRERVALAANPSGSGLFERLQQVMHSEKERELEFSNNLEPSGAPLCGTSCLHVLILSSYLDAKLIVCRCPIKKIPERLHEPQSPESVSQWRGERTVIFSPRICSNVDLEVGKLICICPPWKEVQLTREDGRVLLCTYFSLV; this is encoded by the exons ATGCAGTCTGTTGGGAAGAGAAGCGTGACCACTGTTCTGGATAGTGAAGATGAACCTATGTCCATGGATAGTGATTCTCCAGGGGAAGAAGAG AGCGACTTTGATAATCTAAAAACTCCTCCACCCCAAAGGAAAAGGCATACTCTAGTTGATTGTTTTCAGGAAGTTCTAGATGCTAGCCCTTGGAGGGAGAGAGTTGCTCTCGCTGCTAATCCTTCAGG CTCTGGATTATTTGAGAGGTTGCAGCAGGTCATGCACTCTGAAAAGGAGAGAGAACTGGAATTCTCGAACAATTTGGAGCCCAGTGGCGCGCCTCTTT GTGGGACAAGCTGCCTCCATGTCCTCATCCTATCGAGCTACTTGGATGCAAAGTTGATAGTTTGCCGCTGTCCTATTAAGAAGATACCAGAG AGACTGCACGAGCCACAGAGCCCTGAATCGGTTTCGCAGTGGAGAGGAGAGAGGACAGTTATATTTAGTCCAAGAATTTGCAGCAATGTAGACCTTGAAGTTGGGAAACTGATTTGCATTTGCCCTCCTTG GAAGGAGGTCCAACTCACGAGGGAAGATGGACGCGTTCTCCTCTGTACATATTTTTCACTAGTATGA
- the LOC116215954 gene encoding putative disease resistance protein RGA3 — protein sequence MQHGQQLFLHQHDPVFLPLGPQRSMAVLVPTDPYPSPSPSTISDSLSLTALTSLSISEIEDAEHLPGELFQSLPSLQSLIISNCPRLKALPLGAILRYVSTLETLKISDCPELDLSTENDDDNDDGGNAEGMTDLLQLQGHHKLRHLSIWGVHKAECLPGWFQYFSNLQILTIGDCKGVKSLLPGRLILPLLTTLESLVLYRCPELDLSIGESEDMPMVAYSQFTKLRNLVFSGIQKMETPPWWIQHLTNLESLRIWSSENLKPLPEWFPNLTSLKHLMICSCGEELARRCQGKNGGGEDWPKISHIPHVEVER from the coding sequence ATGCAGCATGGTCAACAGCTATTTCTTCACCAACACGATCCAGTATTTCTTCCCCTTGGCCCTCAACGATCGATGGCAGTGCTGGTGCCGACTGATCCATatccatctccatctccatcgACCATATCCGATTCTCTATCTCTCACCGCACTGACATCCCTCTCCATCAGCGAAATTGAGGATGCAGAGCACTTGCCCGGGGAGTTGTTTCAGTCCCTCCCGTCTCTCCAGTCTCTTATAATCAGTAATTGCCCTCGCCTTAAAGCACTCCCTCTGGGGGCAATCCTCCGATACGTATCCACCCTTGAGACGCTGAAAATTTCTGATTGCCCAGAGCTTGATTTATCCACCGAGAATGATGACGACAACGACGATGGTGGTAATGCTGAAGGCATGACCGATCTTTTGCAGCTACAGGGCCATCATAAACTTCGCCATCTAAGTATCTGGGGAGTTCATAAGGCGGAGTGTTTGCCTGGGTGGTTCCAGTACTTCTCCAACCTCCAAATTTTAACCATTGGAGATTGCAAGGGCGTGAAGTCTCTTCTGCCTGGAAGACTGATTCTTCCGCTTCTCACCACCCTCGAGTCGTTGGTGCTATACAGGTGTCCAGAACTTGACTTATCAATAGGGGAGTCAGAAGACATGCCGATGGTGGCTTATTCTCAGTTCACTAAACTCCGCAATTTGGTATTCAGCGGGATACAAAAAATGGAGACTCCCCCGTGGTGGATTCAGCACCTCACTAACCTTGAAAGTTTACGCATCTGGTCCAGCGAGAATCTGAAGCCTTTGCCTGAGTGGTTTCCCAATCTCACCTCACTCAAACATCTTATGATTTGTTCCTGCGGGGAGGAGCTGGCAAGAAGGTGCCAAGGGAAAAACGGAGGAGGAGAGGACTGGCCTAAGATTTCTCACATCCCGCATGTAGAAGTAGAAAGATGA
- the LOC116215952 gene encoding putative disease resistance protein RGA4: MADVVLGGVVESVTGHLVSLVSQEIRLACGVRAELVKLQTTVSIIGGMLREADKRRVEAEDVKEWLKKLKELFCDADDLLDDFSTEVLRRRRVTGGVNRILNEVRIFFSSSNQLLYPSEMAHRVKEIRERIDAIWNDRSACFRLEGNSNLMGSLVESRARPETIPFKSDPYVIGRHKDKEKVIEFLLNPNFEENVSVLPIVGVGGLGKTTLARLVFNDDKVKEYFEMRLIWVCVSTDFHVEDIVRKIVRECTPTNNEEIANHCMNELQKRLGKWVDGKKFLLVLDDVWNDNRSKWLELREFLMSGAKGSKILVTTRYIRVVETMTRKFHKLSGLSNNESLSLLMQMAMKEEHEWKSQNLEKIAGEIVKKCAGVPLAIKTIGRLLVFSGSTEEDWLNFKDDDLSSIDQEESDIMPTLKLSYDFLPSHLKPCFAYCSLFPQDYLLEPRELVYLWMAQGFINKPLGSKKTLEEVGYDYFRELLSRSLFQDIKEDVYGDIMWCRMHDLMHDLARLVAGKNCITIDSSHEERFQEGARHVTTNDPNVLNGFATDRRIRSMFLIVEKRIHIARLDVSCFRSLRALRIRRAGIKVISRSIGKLKHLRSLDLLGNNELRCLPNSISRLCNLESLILTVCRDLEGLPSGITKLVNLRQLSVEGCDKLTHMPRGIGKLTSLQRLDVFVVGEESNQNAAGLNELSRLTGLRKELTIEGLERVGSSSISSEVDASFSMEKLADLQCLELCWSTQDRDTSNDEEVLEKLRPHSDVKGLRCYGYGGVRLPSWVSQLHRIVEIEIKQCQGCRQLPPIDQLPSLKRICLYDLRNLEHIELSESGTMPQSNFFPSLEVITLWNLPKFKGIELKRRMAILLLLLLLC; encoded by the coding sequence ATGGCCGACGTGGTTCTCGGGGGCGTTGTGGAGTCCGTCACCGGACACCTTGTTTCCCTCGTCTCCCAGGAGATCAGACTAGCGTGCGGCGTCAGAGCTGAGCTCGTGAAACTGCAGACCACCGTCTCTATCATCGGTGGAATGCTTCGTGAGGCTGACAAGAGACGAGTTGAGGCTGAGGATGTGAAGGAATGGCTGAAGAAGCTGAAAGAGTTGTTCTGCGATGCGGATGATCTGCTGGATGACTTCTCTACTGAAGTTTTGCGACGTCGGAGAGTGACGGGAGGAGTTAACCGGATCCTCAATGAGGTGCGTATCTTTTTCTCCTCTTCCAACCAGCTCCTTTATCCGAGTGAGATGGCTCATCGAGTCAAGGAGATTAGGGAGAGGATCGATGCAATTTGGAATGATAGAAGCGCCTGTTTTCGGCTTGAGGGAAATAGTAATCTTATGGGGAGTTTGGTGGAGAGCCGAGCTAGGCCGGAAACTATTCCGTTCAAGTCTGACCCGTATGTGATTGGACGACACAAGGACAAGGAGAAAGTTATTGAGTTCTTACTCAATCCTAATTTTGAGGAGAATGTTTCCGTCCTCCCAATCGTGGGTGTGGGAGGTCTAGGGAAAACGACATTGGCACGACTTGTGTTCAACGATGACAAGGTGAAGGAATATTTCGAGATGAGGCTAATTTGGGTCTGTGTGTCAACCGACTTCCATGTGGAGGATATTGTGAGGAAGATAGTACGAGAATGCACCCCCACTAACAACGAAGAAATTGCAAATCACTGCATGAATGAGTTGCAGAAAAGGCTGGGAAAATGGGTCGATGGAAAGAAGTTCTTGCTTGTTTTAGATGATGTGTGGAATGACAATCGGTCTAAATGGTTGGAACTTCGAGAATTTCTAATGAGCGGTGCCAAAGGAAGTAAGATATTGGTGACCACTCGCTATATTCGAGTGGTGGAAACTATGACtcgaaaatttcataaattgagTGGCTTATCTAACAATGAGTCGCTCTCTCTGTTAATGCAAATGGCAATGAAGGAGGAGCACGAGTGGAAAAGTCAAAATCTAGAAAAGATTGCGGGAGAAATTGTGAAGAAGTGTGCGGGAGTTCCCCTTGCAATTAAGACGATTGGGCGATTGTTAGTGTTCTCTGGAAGTACCGAAGAAGATTGGTTGAATTTCAAGGATGATGATCTATCTTCTATAGATCAAGAAGAAAGTGACATTATGCCAACGCTTAAGTTGAGTTACGATTTTTTGCCATCGCATTTGAAACCGTGCTTTGCTTATTGCAGCTTATTTCCGCAAGATTATTTGCTAGAACCACGTGAGCTTGTCTATCTCTGGATGGCACAAGGATTTATTAATAAACCTCTAGGCAGTAAGAAAACCCTCGAAGAAGTAGGTTACGATTATTTCAGGGAGCTGCTTTCCAGATCCCTTTTCCAAGACATAAAAGAAGATGTGTACGGCGACATTATGTGGTGCAGAATGCATGATCTGATGCATGACCTCGCACGGCTAGTAGCAGGAAAGAATTGCATCACCATTGATAGCTCACATGAAGAGAGGTTCCAAGAAGGAGCTCGCCATGTAACTACCAATGATCCGAATGTGTTGAATGGATTTGCAACAGACAGAAGAATAAGGTCCATGTTTCTTATAGTTGAAAAGAGGATTCATATTGCTCGTTTGGATGTTTCATGTTTTAGAAGCCTACGGGCACTACGTATTCGTCGTGCCGGTATAAAGGTGATTTCACGTTCCATTGGTAAACTCAAGCATTTGAGGAGCCTTGATCTATTGGGTAATAATGAGTTAAGGTGTCTTCCGAATTCCATAAGCAGGTTGTGCAATTTGGAGAGCCTTATTCTCACAGTATGTCGGGATCTAGAAGGATTACCAAGTGGGATAACGAAGTTGGTCAATTTGAGGCAGCTCAGTGTGGAGGGATGTGATAAGTTGACACATATGCCAAGGGGGATTGGGAAATTGACTAGTCTGCAAAGGTTAGATGTATTTGTAGTAGGGGAGGAATCGAACCAAAATGCTGCAGGGCTAAACGAGCTGAGCAGACTTACCGGATTGAGGAAAGAACTGACTATTGAAGGATTAGAAAGAGTGGGGAGTAGTAGTATTTCGAGCGAGGTGGATGCTTCCTTCTCGATGGAGAAGTTAGCTGATCTTCAATGTTTGGAACTATGTTGGTCCACCCAAGACAGGGATACGAGCAATGACGAAGAAGTTTTGGAAAAACTTCGACCCCATTCAGATGTGAAGGGATTGAGGTGTTATGGATACGGTGGTGTCAGACTTCCATCGTGGGTCTCTCAACTGCATAGAATAGTCGAGATTGAGATTAAACAATGTCAGGGATGCAGGCAGCTACCACCTATAGATCAGCTCCCTTCCCTCAAAAGAATCTGCTTGTATGATTTGAGGAATTTGGAGCATATAGAATTATCGGAGAGTGGGACGATGCCACAGTCTAATTTCTTTCCATCCTTGGAAGTAATAACGCTATGGAATTTGCCTAAATTCAAGGGAATAGAATTGAAGAGGAGGATGgcgattcttcttcttcttcttcttctttgttaA